In the Chloroflexota bacterium genome, TTCTATCCGTGGGTGCGCCGCGACGATGTGCAGTCCGTCGCGGGCGACGCCGCGCCGGGCGAAGTCGTGCGGGTGCAGGACGTGCGCGGCTTCTTCGTCGCGCAGGGGTTTTACAACGCGCAGAGCCATATCCCGCTGCGCATCATCTCGCTCGAGCAGGCGGCGGTAGACGCGGCGTTCTTCCGCGCGCGCATCCGCGACGCGGTCGCGCGCCGCGCCGGGCGCATTGCGAACACGAATGCCTGGCGCGTGGTATACGGCGAGAGCGATAATTTGCCGGGCTTGGTGGTGGACCGCTTCGGCGACGTGCTGGTCATGCAGGTACGCAACGCGGGCATCGAGCGGTACAAGCCGCTGATCGTCGCCGCGCTCGCGGCCGAACTCGCGCCGCGCGGCATCTACGAGCGCAGCGACGTTGAGGCGCGCGAGGACGAGGGCCTGCCGGAGACGACCGGCACGCTGTGGGGCGACGTGCCCGCCGCCGTCGAGATCACGGAAGACGATGTGCGCTGGACGGTCGGGCTGGCCGCCGGGCAGAAGACCGGCTTCTACCTCGACCAGCGCGACAACCGGCGACTACTGCGCGGCATGGTGCGCCCCGGCGACCGCGTGCTCGACGTGTATTCCTACGTCGGCAGCTTTGGGCTGCATGCGGCGCGCGCGGGTGCGCAGGTGCTCTGCGTCGACAAGGACGCGACGGCGCTCGGGCTGGCCGAGCAGGCCGCCCGCCGCAACGACGTCGGCGACCGCGTCGGCGTGCGCTGGGGCGACGCGCTCGAAGTCATGCAGTCGCTCGACGCGGAAAAACGCCGCTTCACGCACATCGTGCTCGACCCGCCGACGCTCGTCAAGCGCCGCGAAGACCTGCCGCGCGCCAAGCGGCTGTTCGTCAACATGACCGCGAACGCTCTGCGCCTGCTGGAGCCGGGCGGCACGCTGCTCCTGTCGTCGTGCGCGTTCTACGTCTCGCTCAACGACCTGCTCGACGCCGCCCGCCAGGCCGCCAACGAGACGCACCGCCGCGTCGAGGTGACCGGCGCGACCTTCCAGCCGGCCGATCATCTGTGGAT is a window encoding:
- a CDS encoding class I SAM-dependent rRNA methyltransferase produces the protein MSKTSLAAMPVVTLKPGADAPLRRFYPWVRRDDVQSVAGDAAPGEVVRVQDVRGFFVAQGFYNAQSHIPLRIISLEQAAVDAAFFRARIRDAVARRAGRIANTNAWRVVYGESDNLPGLVVDRFGDVLVMQVRNAGIERYKPLIVAALAAELAPRGIYERSDVEAREDEGLPETTGTLWGDVPAAVEITEDDVRWTVGLAAGQKTGFYLDQRDNRRLLRGMVRPGDRVLDVYSYVGSFGLHAARAGAQVLCVDKDATALGLAEQAARRNDVGDRVGVRWGDALEVMQSLDAEKRRFTHIVLDPPTLVKRREDLPRAKRLFVNMTANALRLLEPGGTLLLSSCAFYVSLNDLLDAARQAANETHRRVEVTGATFQPADHLWILQVAETLYLKSIFLRAE